One genomic window of Daphnia pulex isolate KAP4 chromosome 10, ASM2113471v1 includes the following:
- the LOC124203540 gene encoding glutamate receptor ionotropic, kainate glr-3-like: MFSIKRLLEYPSLCYVIFFGVLFYLIIPVSLEEEHQAHSNHTLFKHILISSTRRPLLTNPELSIVSAGIMEKIVLDILSNHMRFTYEIIPPSDILSSGFLQRNGSWTGTTGQLQRREVDMCVTWGAPSIAKASVMDVSYPVVYVDSSIMIPFPRQKSKIWVQETTFEGLPVDPVK, from the exons ATGTTTTCCATCAAAAGACTGTTGGAATACCCGTCGCTTTGTTACGTAATCTTTTTTGGCGTGTTATTTTATCTGATTATTCCGGTGAGTCTGGAAGAAGAGCACCAAGCGCATTCTAATCACACTCTCTTCAAGCACATTTTAATATCCTCTACAAGG AGACCGTTGCTAACTAATCCCGAACTTTCGATCGTCAGCGCCGGAATAATGGAGAAAATTGTCCTCGATATTTTGTCGAATCACATGCGCTTTAC ATATGAGATTATTCCTCCGTCGGACATTTTGTCATCCGGTTTCCTACAACGGAACGGTTCGTGGACCGGTACAACCGGGCAGCTCCAACGCCGG gaAGTTGATATGTGCGTGACTTGGGGTGCACCATCGATAGCCAAAGCTTCGGTTATGGACGTGTCTTACCCAGTGGTCTATGTTGATTCTTCAATAATGATTCCATTTCCTAGgcagaaaagtaaaatttggGTTCAAGAAACAACTTTCGAGGGCCTCCCAG TGGACCCAGTAAAGTAG